GACCATGCCTTTGCGAATAAAGTAAAAACTGGCAAATAAACTACCGCCACAGGCTTGTAGTTTGTTGGTTGCAAGGGCTGTTGCAGGAGGAAGACCAACCCATAACAATGCTGGAATAGTCAGTAGACCACCGCCACCTGCGATAGAATCAATAAAACCAGCGACGACAGCCACTAAAAATAATAGCCCAATAATTTGTGCTGATAATTGTAAAGACATATCCAAAACCATTATGTTTACTCCTACGTAATTTTAATTGCAATATCTGGAAATAATCTGGGTATATAATCTTATTTGCACGATTAACGCAAAGGAGTTATCTTCTTTGTAGTGTGAGTTAAACTCACGCAGTTTGTATTCGCCATTTAAAATGAGTATTGCTATGTATCCTAATTTACCACCATTGAATGCCATGCGTGCTTTTGAATCAGCTGCAAGGAATGTGAGTTTTACGCTAGCAGCAAAGGAGTTGTTTGTTACACATGGAGCCGTGAGTAAACAGGTGAAGATATTGGAGCAATACCTTGGTGTGAGTCTGTTTATTCGACAACATCGAAAGTTAGTGCTTACTGAAGAGGCAAAGCCTTATTTGCTTAAGGTGCAGAGTGCGTTGCAAACAATTAATAGTGCAACTCAAGAACTCATATTCCAGCCTCAATTAGCACAACGTATCGCTATCAATGTATTACCTAGTTTGACGATTAATTGGTTAATCCCGAGTCTGGAAAGCTTCAAGCTCAGTAATCCTAATTTATTCGTTGATTTATCAATTGGTGATTTTACGATTGATTTTACTCAACATCAGTATGATATTGCGATACGCAGTGCTACGACACGACCACAAGGTTGTAATGTGATTAAGCTGATGGATGAGGATTTATGCCTTGTGTGCTCGCCGCAATTAGCGCAGCAGATGACATCACTGCATGATATTAACAATATGACTTTGCTTGAGCATATTTCTAGACCGGGTTTATGGCGCTATTGGGCTGCTGATATAGGAATAGAGTTAACCATGGATGACAAGTTTGGTATGGAGCATTTCTATATGCTCAGTCAGGCAGCCGTAAGCAGTATGGGGGTGGCACTGATCCCGCGATTTTTTGTGAGTCAGCAACTCGCGGATGGCAGTTTAGTCGTGCCATTTCCAGCCGATTTTGTCAGTCCGTATAGCTATTATTTGCTTACACCAACCGCCAGTCCATTACCGCTAAAAGTACAAACCTTTGTTGACTGGCTATTGCCTCTATTTGCACCTTATAGATAACAGTATTTGTTATTAATGAGTTTGTATTAGCGGCGGATTATTTTTCGAGAAACGACTTCAACACAAGGCTTATTGCAGCCATTCACGGCATTTAACGCCATTTTAAGTGCGTGTTCTGCAATGAGTTCAAATTGCTGCGGTAATGATTGAATTTTGCTGGGTAAGAAATCCAGCAATCGGTTATCACCAAAAGTAGCCAGTTTCGTTGTTGCCATTAAGCTTGGGTTGAGTATCAAGCAATCAAGCACGCCTTCAAATAGCGTATACGAGGTCGCTAAGATAGCATCAGGGAATGTATCGTTATCTATCCATAGCTGCACTTGGGCTTGACCTTGGTCTTGACTAAAATGATCACCATAAGCGGTTAACTTTTTAACCGGGATTCCATGCTGCTTAATTGCAGACAGGAACCCTTGTTCACGCTCTTTCGATATACCAAGATCTGGTACTGCGCCAATTAAGCCGATAGACCGAATATCTTGCTCTAATAAGGCTTGGGTAAGCTCATAAGCCCCGTCTAAATCTTCACTGATAACACAAGAAAAAATTTCATCGTCCATCGCACGATCTAACCCGATAACTGGCACGCCATTAGCTTGAACAGTGCGGTAATAGTTGTGTTCAGCAGGAAGTGCACTCGCCACTAATAAAGCATCAATACGACGACTTAATAAGGTATCCGCGACTTTTATCTCGGTATCAGCATCATCATCAGAGCAAGAAATGATGAGTTGGTATCCCGCTTTACGCGCATCACGCTCGAGTAATTTGGCTAATTTAGCATAACTGCTGTTTTCTAAATCAGGAATGATTAAACCAAGCGAACGATTACTGCCTGCACGTAATGATTGTGCGGCATGATCAGGGCGGTAATTATGTTCATTAACGACAGCCATTACTTTTATTTGGGTTTTTTCACTAATGCGGTATTTACTGGCTTTCCCGTTAATCACATAACTGGCAGTGGTACGTGATACACCCGCTAGTTTGGCTATTTCATCTAATGTCATGGTTGTTTCATCCCTAATCTGTGCGCTCGCTCATAGTTTTTTACATGATTTGTTGTTGAAAATTGTAATCAGTCTAGAAACACTTCAGTATATTAGCTGAAAGGTTTCAGCAATGCCATGTATTATCATTTTGTCATGACTGAAACCTTTTTAATTGATCATTTGCTGAAACGATTCAGCACGACTTTGAAGCAAAGAGTCATTGCATTATTACCTTGGTATTACGGAGTAAAGTTATGTTGTCACTGTCTTCTAATGACATTAAGTTAAACCAATCGGCGCCGAACAAACAGCTCGCGATTAAAACGCTTGCGCAAGATTTGGTAAATAAAAATTATGTGGAAGCAAATTATGTCGAGGGTATGTTAGCCCGTGAAGCGCAGCACTCTACGTATTTAGGCAATGGCATTGCTATCCCACATGGCACGGTTGATACGCGTGACTTGGTTAATAAAACAGGTGTGCAATTACATCATTATCCACAAGGCGTTGATTGGGGTGAGGGGCAAGTCGTTTATTTAGCTATTGCGATTGCAGCTAAGTCGGATGAGCATTTAGCCATTTTAAAACAGCTGACGCATGTATTAAGTGCTGATGGCATAGAGCAACAGCTACAGCAATGTGATAGCACGGAATCTATTATTATCTTGCTTGAAGGTCGCCAGCAGTCAGAAACACTATTAACAGCTGATTTAGTACAACTTGCTTTCCCTGCTAAAGACCTATCACAACTCACCGCTGTTGCGGCGGGTTTACTTAAACATCATCACTGTATTGATAATACCGGGGTTGCTGATGCTATCACGACACCTGCGACTTATCTGGGTCAGGGTTTATGGTTAGCGAAAACAACGAAGTCGGTAGTGACAACGGCTATCTCTTTTGTAACACCTGCAGAACCTTTGCAGCAAGATAGCTTACCTGTTCAAGGCGTGCTCATGCTAGCAAGTGCTAACGATCTGCATTTCAATAACATGCAATGCGTGGTTGATTTAATTTATCAGCAACAAGTTAATCAGTTATTTAATACAGATGCTGACATTGTTATCGGTTTATTGACGAACGTTAAACCGAGTGGCGTAACGGCCATATTTACGATTCATAACAGCCATGGTCTACATGCAAGACCAAGTGCCATGTTAGTGAATATCGCCAAGAAATATCAGGCTGATATTCAAGTTACAAATATGGCGGGTAAATCAACCAATGCGAAAAGCTTGATGAAATTAATGTCTTTAGGCGTAAGTTGCGACGAAGTACTTACGTTTACAGCCCAAGGCGATGACGCTGAATTGGCGTTAAAAGCGATTGGTGAAGGTATCGATGCTGGATTAGGTGAAGGTAAATAATGACCATGCAATTAACAACATTAAAAGTAGTAACAGTGACGCTAAATCCAGCATTGGATTTAACGGGTCATTTGCAAACATTGACTAAGGGCACGGTAAACCAAGTTAAGCACTGCGCATTAGAGCCTGCAGGTAAAGGCGTGAATGTGGCTAAAGTGCTGGCTGAACTCGGGGCTGATGTGACTGCTACAGGTTTTTTAGGTGTTGAAAATGAAGCCCCTTTTTGTCAGCTATTTGAGCGTACCAAGATCACTGATAAATTTATCCGCGTACAAGGTGCAACACGTATCAACGTTAAGTTAGTCGAAGCGAACTGCCAGGTTAGTGATATTAATTTTCCGGGCGTAAGCGTTACTGCTGCGGCACTCGTAGAATTTGAAGCCATGCTGTTTAATTTATCGTTAAGCCATGATGTATTCATTATTGCGGGTAGTTTACCTATCGGTGTTAGTCCAGAAGTGTGTGCTAACTGGATTGAAAAATTGCAACAGGCAGGTAAAAAGGTGTTTTTTGATAGTAGTAATGCTGCATTAAGTGCTGGGCTTGAGGTACAACCTTGGCTAATAAAACCGAATGATGAAGAGTTAGCCCATTGGGCGGAAAGCATGTCTCAAGCAGAACAATCGTTAACCGAAATCGCGCAGCAGTTATCAAACACGGGTATTGCTAACGTGGTTGTATCGCTTGGGGCTGAAGGGGTTATGTGGTTAAACAAAGAGGGATGGTTACAGGCAAAACCACCAACAATGGATGTTGTTAGTACGGTTGGGGCGGGTGATACCCTGGTCGCAGGTATGTGCTGGGGGCATCTGAATAACTGGAATAAAGAACAAACATTACGTTTTTCTACGGCATTATCAGCGTTAGCAGTAACGCAAGTTGGTGTTGGCGTGAAAGACATAAATTCGGTACTGACAATGAGTGAACGCATCGCGATTTGCTAATGAAAGGACATTAATAATGAAAATTGCAATTGTAACGGCTTGCCCAAGTGGTATAGCAAGCAGCCTTATTGCTGCGGGTTTATTAGAAAAAGCAGTCACAGAGTTAAAGTGGCAAGCGAATATCGAGTGTCATTCATCTGTCGCCCCTGTAACGCTTTTAACTGATAAGCAGATTGCTGAGGCTGATTGCATTATTGTTGCAGCGAGTCAGAACATTGATGATGCACGTTTTATTGGTAAAAAAGTATACCGTTCTGAAGTCGATGCAGTATTTACTGATACTAAAACATATTTAGATCAGGCCGTTAAAAATGCCGTTGAGCTTGTAAGTAGTAATCAAGTGGCTGCTATCAGCACGGAAACGGTTATTGCAGGTAAAAAAATTGTGGCGGTCACGGCTTGTCCAACTGGTGTTGCACATACCTTTATGGCTGCTGAAGCGTTAGAACAAGAAGGCAAACGTCTAGGGCATACGATTAAAGTTGAAACGCGTGGTTCTGTTGGCGCTAAAAATCAACTGAGCAGTGCTGAGATTGCTGCTGCGGATATCGTTATTATTGCTGCAGATATTGATATCGACTTGGCCCGTTTTGATGGTAAAAAAGTGTATAAAACCAGTACCGGTTTGGCATTGAAGAAAACCACCCAAACAATGGATAATGCGTTTAATGACGTACAAGTATATCGTCACGGCAAGTCGGCAGTAAATGAACAAGCCAGCACCGAAAAAACAGGTGTTTATAAACACTTAATGACAGGTGTTTCACACATGCTACCGTTAGTTGTTGCGGGTGGTTTGGCTATCGCGTTGTCATTTGTATTTGGTATCGAAGCATTTAAAGAAGAGGGGACACTAGCGGCCGCGTTAATGACTATTGGTGGTGGTTCGGCTTTTGCGCTTATGATCCCAGTACTTGCGGGCTTTATTGCTTTTTCTATTGCGGATCGCCCGGGCCTTGCGCCAGGTTTGATTGGCGGTATGTTAGCAAGTTCAACGGGAGCTGGCTTCTTAGGTGGTATTGTTGCAGGTTTCCTTGCTGGTTATACGGCTAAGTTAATCGCAGAAAAGGTACAGTTGCCACAATCAATGGAAGCACTGAAACCTATCTTAATCATTCCATTAGCAGCGTCGTTAATCACTGGTTTAGTGATGATTTATGTTGTCGGTGGTCCGGTTTCAGCTGCAATGAACGCATTAACGGAGTTTTTGAATAATATGGGTTCGGCTAACGCCGTGCTATTGGGTATTATCCTTGGTGGCATGATGTGCTTCGACCTTGGTGGTCCAGTAAACAAGACCGCGTATACCTTTGGTGTAGGTTTATTAGCATCGCAAACCTATGCGCCGATGGCCGCTGTGATGGCTGCGGGTATGGTGCCTGCGTTAGGTATGGGTCTGGCAACTTTCCTTGCAAAACGTAAATTCAATAACAGTGAGCAGGAAGCGGGTAAAGCATCATTTGTCTTAGGCTTATGTTTTATTTCTGAAGGTGCTATTCCATTTGCGGCGCGCGATCCAATGCGTGTTATCCCTAGCTGTATTGCTGGTGGTGCATTAACGGGGGCATTGTCTATGCTGTTTGGTGCTGAGTTAATGGCACCACATGGCGGTCTGTTTGTTCTGTTAATTCCAAACGCGATTACACCTGTATTTATGTATTTAGTCGCGATTGTTGCGGGTACACTTGTGACAGGCATTAGCTATGCGGTACTTAAAAAATCAGATAGCACTGATACTCAGATAGCTTAATTAATCTGTCTTTATGCTAATTCAAAGCCAGTTTAAGTTAATGCTTAAGCTGGCTTTTTGCATAAACGATAGAGGCATATGATTTATCTGTAATAGCGAGTATATTAGTGGCGACTGTTTACATCCAGTATTAGTGCATTTGAACTCGGAGTTAATATGCCATCACATTTACCAAAAAAGTTTAGTCACGTATTTTTAAAAATGTTTAGTTATATCGAAGCTGTGTTGCTTGTTTTAATTACTATGGCGACAATTTACGCGATGGCAAATGATTTTTATCATGTTTATGAAGAACAAACGGTAAAATTAACGGATATTTTGTTAATGTTTATCTACCTAGAAGTACTCGCCATGGTCCAGCAATTTGTTGTTAATGGTAAGATTCCCGTTCGCTATCCTATCTATATCGCAATCATGGCAATTGCCCGTTATATTACGCTAGGAATGAAAGAGCTACAGAGTGTGGATGTCGTGTGGCTATCGGTTGCTGCATTAGTATTAGCTTTATCGACAGTTATTATCCGTGCAGGCCACTTCTATTGGCCTTATAAAGAATTAGGTGACGAATAACAACAGCCTTGGTTGAGGTCTTTAATTTCTTACTGCTCTAACCTTTTACGCAAATAGGTGAAACTTGTAGCGGTAGTTTTATTGCCGCTATTACTTTCTCTGGCGACTGATTAAAGGTTTTACTGAGTGATTCACTATTTAGTTTAGTCTCTAAATAATAAACATAGTCGTTCACTTTATGCTGCGCATAAGCTTTAGGGTAACTCGCTTTACATGATTGATACCAGGTTACATAATTATCAAAGAACTGACTGGCATTATCCGTTGGCATTACCGACATTAAGTTGGCCATATTACGGCTGACTTGAAAGTGCTGGTAATCAATCGGAGTATTCCAAAAACCACCCCAATATAAAAAGCCATTATCAGCAAAGGTAGAGATAACATCTTCAGCAAAGCCTTGGCGTTCATCTTTACCGTATCTAAATTTCATTCTGTTCGCGTATTTAGCACCATCGTCAGGCTTGAATCTGGCGCTACCTTCTTCACCAAACTCAACGAACGGATTTTGTTTTGGATTAATATCGATAGCTAAACCATAAGCATGAACTGATAGCGAACGCTTACCTGCGATAGGTCGGTAATTGAATGCAGATGTATTATTATCCGCCATTGATAGGTCATCATCACCTTGGTAATGACGTATTGGCTGTGCTTTATTGATGGGAAATTCTAATTCATATAAACGATCAAAAATAGCCGCGACGTAAGGCGATACAGCATCCATGACGACAATTGAACCGTTATTATGCTGCTGACCCTGAAAATCAATATACTTGAATTGTACTTGTCTTAAACGATCGCACTGTACAGGAGCAGCTGAGGACATAACGCCCGCATCTGTCATTGCGCGGCAGTCTTTGCCTGAGATTTCCGTTATATTTGCAGCCGAGACTGGTAATAGAGAATTGCAGATTAGCGCTGGGATTAATGTTTTAAACCAATGTGTTGACATACGTTTCCATCCATTTAGTCATGTTTTTTATCATCTTAACGTGTATCGTATAAATGTAAATACGTTATGATTTTATTCATGATTAATTAGTCTGTTCGGTATATCAAATGCTTATTAGAATAGGGAAGAATGAGAGAAATAAGCTGAGGTATATCGTCAGCTTGTTTCTCTATCATTAGGTAAGATGTAGATATAACTTAGTCTTGGTTGGGCTACTAGCCTGATGGCATTGCAAGGATTTCGGCAATGTTAATACTGGTCGTATATTGCACCAACTTAGGTTCTTGTTGGCTACGTGCTAATACCGCCATACGGTCTGATAGTTCATTACCTTCGATATTTGCATGGCCTTTAACATGGGAAATAATTAAATTGGATTTTAATTGTTCGTACAAACTAAAGCATTGTTGAATAATGGCTAGGTTTTTAATTTCTTCATTCTTACCACGTTTCCAGCCTTTATTTTTCCAACCTTTTGCCCACTTAGTGATGCAATCAATTGAGTATCTAGAGTCAGATAATACCTGTACTGTTTTACCTTGTTCTATGTGTGAGGCTGCAAAGCGGAAGGCAATTAATAAGCCATTTAATTCTGCTGAGTTGTTCGTCCCGTTAGCTTCGTATAAGCCGTACCATAATTGTGCCAGCTTATCTTTTTCATAAACCGCCATGCCTGTACCGGATTTACCTGGGTTAGGAGAGCAAGCTCCATCACAGTAAATGTTGAGATCTGCAACTTGTGGTGGTGTTGATAGAATTGACTTAGATGCACCTGCAGGGCGTGCTGCTTTTGGTTTAACTCCTGAACCTGTCGCACCTTCTTTTGCTAATGAGCGTTTCATTAATGCGCGAGTATAGGTTGAGGCGAATGCTTGGTCTGCTTCTTCTTTTGACGGGAAACCCATATATTGAGCATCACTGCGGCCATCAATCTGTGCTTTAGTTTCGGACCAATTATCAAATACACCAGTCTTCACACCTTTCCATACTACGTAATGTTTTTTACTCATAACTTAATTTAATACTCTTAAAGTTTAATACCTAAATAATAAATGCCTTAAGCCAAATTACCAACTATAACCATAGCCTTGTACACAATTTATGCGTTATTAAGCGGGCTATTTATTGTATTTTTTCATTTTCGATAAATGTTTTAATTAGGTGCACGACCAAGTCGGGTTGTTCATTCGTGACCCCATGACCCGTGTCGGGTATAACAATAAGGGGCGCTTGTATCTTTTTACTCAGGTAGATGCCATGTTCAACAGGAAAGATACGATCTTTTTCACCCCAAATGAGCAATGCTGGTGTTGATGATACTGGGGCCTCGAGTAAAGCATCTCGATCGGCAGGTAATGATTGGATCATGGCTATTTTCTGTTTATGCCAAGTTGCAAAGTAAGTTTGATAGATTTGGTCTGCAATAAAGTCGGGCATCATTTTAGGTTCCACAAAAATACCACTAAATAAACGGCGTAACTCATAGCTGTTCTTTGGTATAAAGAAGTCCTCTGGTTTATCGACTGCAAAGCGTTTGTTTAACGCAGCAAGATCATCATCACTGAAGTAGGGACCTGGGCTGGCGATGATGATGGCTTTGCTAATTCGGCTATCTTGAGTGTTATTGAGCATGTTGAAGGTGATAAAGCCGCCATAAGAGATACTGGCAATATTGATATTATCAAGCTGTAATTGATTGACTAACTGCCATATTGCTTGTGTTTCTGTTGTGAGGTTAGCTTCACCTGCGCTAAAAGAGTCACCAAACCAAGCGAGGTCTGGTGCGATAACATCATAATCTTTGCTTAGTGCCAGCATTTCTTTTTGCCATGTCGTGACGGCATTGCCACCAAATCCATGCAGCAGTAATAGTGGCTGTCCTTCTCCTCCACGCCAATA
This Moritella sp. 5 DNA region includes the following protein-coding sequences:
- a CDS encoding LysR substrate-binding domain-containing protein, whose amino-acid sequence is MYPNLPPLNAMRAFESAARNVSFTLAAKELFVTHGAVSKQVKILEQYLGVSLFIRQHRKLVLTEEAKPYLLKVQSALQTINSATQELIFQPQLAQRIAINVLPSLTINWLIPSLESFKLSNPNLFVDLSIGDFTIDFTQHQYDIAIRSATTRPQGCNVIKLMDEDLCLVCSPQLAQQMTSLHDINNMTLLEHISRPGLWRYWAADIGIELTMDDKFGMEHFYMLSQAAVSSMGVALIPRFFVSQQLADGSLVVPFPADFVSPYSYYLLTPTASPLPLKVQTFVDWLLPLFAPYR
- the cra gene encoding catabolite repressor/activator, encoding MTLDEIAKLAGVSRTTASYVINGKASKYRISEKTQIKVMAVVNEHNYRPDHAAQSLRAGSNRSLGLIIPDLENSSYAKLAKLLERDARKAGYQLIISCSDDDADTEIKVADTLLSRRIDALLVASALPAEHNYYRTVQANGVPVIGLDRAMDDEIFSCVISEDLDGAYELTQALLEQDIRSIGLIGAVPDLGISKEREQGFLSAIKQHGIPVKKLTAYGDHFSQDQGQAQVQLWIDNDTFPDAILATSYTLFEGVLDCLILNPSLMATTKLATFGDNRLLDFLPSKIQSLPQQFELIAEHALKMALNAVNGCNKPCVEVVSRKIIRR
- the fruB gene encoding fused PTS fructose transporter subunit IIA/HPr protein — translated: MLSLSSNDIKLNQSAPNKQLAIKTLAQDLVNKNYVEANYVEGMLAREAQHSTYLGNGIAIPHGTVDTRDLVNKTGVQLHHYPQGVDWGEGQVVYLAIAIAAKSDEHLAILKQLTHVLSADGIEQQLQQCDSTESIIILLEGRQQSETLLTADLVQLAFPAKDLSQLTAVAAGLLKHHHCIDNTGVADAITTPATYLGQGLWLAKTTKSVVTTAISFVTPAEPLQQDSLPVQGVLMLASANDLHFNNMQCVVDLIYQQQVNQLFNTDADIVIGLLTNVKPSGVTAIFTIHNSHGLHARPSAMLVNIAKKYQADIQVTNMAGKSTNAKSLMKLMSLGVSCDEVLTFTAQGDDAELALKAIGEGIDAGLGEGK
- the pfkB gene encoding 1-phosphofructokinase: MTMQLTTLKVVTVTLNPALDLTGHLQTLTKGTVNQVKHCALEPAGKGVNVAKVLAELGADVTATGFLGVENEAPFCQLFERTKITDKFIRVQGATRINVKLVEANCQVSDINFPGVSVTAAALVEFEAMLFNLSLSHDVFIIAGSLPIGVSPEVCANWIEKLQQAGKKVFFDSSNAALSAGLEVQPWLIKPNDEELAHWAESMSQAEQSLTEIAQQLSNTGIANVVVSLGAEGVMWLNKEGWLQAKPPTMDVVSTVGAGDTLVAGMCWGHLNNWNKEQTLRFSTALSALAVTQVGVGVKDINSVLTMSERIAIC
- the fruA gene encoding PTS fructose transporter subunit IIBC; the encoded protein is MKIAIVTACPSGIASSLIAAGLLEKAVTELKWQANIECHSSVAPVTLLTDKQIAEADCIIVAASQNIDDARFIGKKVYRSEVDAVFTDTKTYLDQAVKNAVELVSSNQVAAISTETVIAGKKIVAVTACPTGVAHTFMAAEALEQEGKRLGHTIKVETRGSVGAKNQLSSAEIAAADIVIIAADIDIDLARFDGKKVYKTSTGLALKKTTQTMDNAFNDVQVYRHGKSAVNEQASTEKTGVYKHLMTGVSHMLPLVVAGGLAIALSFVFGIEAFKEEGTLAAALMTIGGGSAFALMIPVLAGFIAFSIADRPGLAPGLIGGMLASSTGAGFLGGIVAGFLAGYTAKLIAEKVQLPQSMEALKPILIIPLAASLITGLVMIYVVGGPVSAAMNALTEFLNNMGSANAVLLGIILGGMMCFDLGGPVNKTAYTFGVGLLASQTYAPMAAVMAAGMVPALGMGLATFLAKRKFNNSEQEAGKASFVLGLCFISEGAIPFAARDPMRVIPSCIAGGALTGALSMLFGAELMAPHGGLFVLLIPNAITPVFMYLVAIVAGTLVTGISYAVLKKSDSTDTQIA
- a CDS encoding phosphate-starvation-inducible protein PsiE gives rise to the protein MPSHLPKKFSHVFLKMFSYIEAVLLVLITMATIYAMANDFYHVYEEQTVKLTDILLMFIYLEVLAMVQQFVVNGKIPVRYPIYIAIMAIARYITLGMKELQSVDVVWLSVAALVLALSTVIIRAGHFYWPYKELGDE
- a CDS encoding M15 family metallopeptidase, with translation MSTHWFKTLIPALICNSLLPVSAANITEISGKDCRAMTDAGVMSSAAPVQCDRLRQVQFKYIDFQGQQHNNGSIVVMDAVSPYVAAIFDRLYELEFPINKAQPIRHYQGDDDLSMADNNTSAFNYRPIAGKRSLSVHAYGLAIDINPKQNPFVEFGEEGSARFKPDDGAKYANRMKFRYGKDERQGFAEDVISTFADNGFLYWGGFWNTPIDYQHFQVSRNMANLMSVMPTDNASQFFDNYVTWYQSCKASYPKAYAQHKVNDYVYYLETKLNSESLSKTFNQSPEKVIAAIKLPLQVSPICVKG
- a CDS encoding ribonuclease H family protein; the encoded protein is MSKKHYVVWKGVKTGVFDNWSETKAQIDGRSDAQYMGFPSKEEADQAFASTYTRALMKRSLAKEGATGSGVKPKAARPAGASKSILSTPPQVADLNIYCDGACSPNPGKSGTGMAVYEKDKLAQLWYGLYEANGTNNSAELNGLLIAFRFAASHIEQGKTVQVLSDSRYSIDCITKWAKGWKNKGWKRGKNEEIKNLAIIQQCFSLYEQLKSNLIISHVKGHANIEGNELSDRMAVLARSQQEPKLVQYTTSINIAEILAMPSG
- a CDS encoding alpha/beta fold hydrolase; its protein translation is MSLEEGGSLSYWRGGEGQPLLLLHGFGGNAVTTWQKEMLALSKDYDVIAPDLAWFGDSFSAGEANLTTETQAIWQLVNQLQLDNINIASISYGGFITFNMLNNTQDSRISKAIIIASPGPYFSDDDLAALNKRFAVDKPEDFFIPKNSYELRRLFSGIFVEPKMMPDFIADQIYQTYFATWHKQKIAMIQSLPADRDALLEAPVSSTPALLIWGEKDRIFPVEHGIYLSKKIQAPLIVIPDTGHGVTNEQPDLVVHLIKTFIENEKIQ